In Streptomyces sp. NBC_01439, the following are encoded in one genomic region:
- a CDS encoding methylmalonyl-CoA mutase family protein, producing MTVLPDDGLSLAAEFPDATHEQWQRLVEGVLRKSGKEVSGEAAEDALSTPIEDGLTTRPLYTAPPDGAAPDTGFPGFAPFVRGGRPEGTTANGWDVRQRLAGTDPVRVNEAALADLENGVTSLWLTVGRGGLPVEGLARALDGVYLDLAPITLDAGAQYAEASRALLRLFTERAVAPEAARASLGADPLGHEARTGEALDVADAVELAVEAAAGWPGVRALTVDALPYHEAGGSAAEELGLSLATGVAYLRALTEAGLSTEAALGQLEFRYAATADQFLTIAKLRAARRLWARIAGASGAPEAGAQLQHAVTSPVMMTRRDPWVNMLRTTVACMAAGVGGADSVTVLPFDSELGLPDAFARRISRNTSTILLEESHLARVIDPAGGSYYVERLTDELAHAAWQFFQTVEKAGGQAAALRSGLVAERLAATWAARSKKLAKRREPITGVSEFPLLSEKPVVREPAPAAPTGGLPRVRRDEAYEALRARSDAHLAATGARPRIFLAALGPAAAHTARATFASNLFQAGGIEPVHDPVSVDPATAAEAYAASGADGMAVLCSSDALYEEQAEAVAGALRAAGATTVFLAGKPGTAGASVDEYVFAGCDAVAVLSSVLDRMGVPA from the coding sequence ATGACGGTCCTGCCTGACGACGGGCTCTCCCTGGCCGCCGAGTTCCCTGACGCGACGCATGAGCAGTGGCAGCGCCTTGTAGAAGGCGTACTGCGCAAGTCGGGCAAGGAAGTCTCCGGCGAGGCCGCAGAAGACGCGTTGTCCACCCCAATCGAGGACGGGCTCACCACGCGCCCGCTGTACACCGCGCCGCCCGACGGGGCGGCCCCCGACACCGGTTTCCCCGGCTTCGCCCCGTTCGTCCGCGGGGGCAGGCCGGAAGGCACCACCGCGAACGGCTGGGACGTGCGCCAGCGCCTCGCGGGCACGGATCCGGTACGCGTGAACGAGGCGGCCCTCGCCGATCTGGAGAACGGGGTCACCTCCCTCTGGCTCACCGTGGGCCGGGGCGGTCTCCCCGTCGAGGGCCTCGCCCGGGCGCTGGACGGGGTCTACCTGGACCTCGCCCCCATCACCCTGGACGCCGGGGCCCAATACGCCGAGGCCTCACGCGCGTTGCTGCGTCTGTTCACCGAGCGCGCGGTGGCCCCCGAGGCCGCTCGGGCCTCGCTGGGCGCCGACCCCCTGGGCCACGAGGCCCGTACGGGTGAGGCACTGGACGTGGCCGACGCGGTCGAGCTGGCCGTGGAGGCCGCCGCGGGTTGGCCCGGGGTGCGCGCCCTGACCGTGGACGCACTGCCGTACCACGAGGCCGGCGGCAGCGCCGCCGAGGAACTGGGCCTGTCCCTGGCCACCGGAGTCGCCTACCTGCGCGCGCTGACCGAAGCCGGGCTGAGCACCGAAGCGGCGCTCGGACAGCTGGAGTTCCGCTACGCCGCCACCGCGGACCAGTTCCTGACCATCGCCAAGCTGCGGGCCGCGCGCCGGCTGTGGGCCCGTATCGCCGGGGCCTCGGGGGCCCCGGAGGCGGGTGCCCAGCTCCAGCACGCCGTGACCTCGCCGGTGATGATGACCCGCCGCGACCCGTGGGTGAACATGCTGCGCACCACCGTGGCCTGCATGGCCGCGGGCGTCGGCGGCGCCGACTCGGTCACCGTGCTCCCCTTCGACAGCGAGCTGGGCCTGCCGGACGCCTTCGCGCGCCGGATCTCCCGGAACACCTCCACCATCCTGCTGGAGGAGTCGCACCTGGCCCGGGTGATCGACCCGGCGGGCGGCTCCTACTACGTGGAGCGCCTCACCGACGAGCTCGCCCACGCCGCGTGGCAGTTCTTCCAGACCGTGGAGAAGGCCGGCGGTCAGGCCGCCGCCCTGCGCTCCGGGCTGGTCGCCGAACGGCTCGCCGCCACCTGGGCCGCGCGCTCCAAGAAGCTGGCCAAGCGTCGCGAACCGATCACCGGCGTCAGCGAGTTCCCGCTGCTCTCGGAGAAGCCGGTCGTCCGCGAGCCCGCGCCCGCGGCCCCCACCGGCGGGCTGCCGCGCGTGCGGCGCGACGAGGCGTACGAGGCCCTGCGCGCCCGCAGCGACGCGCACCTGGCGGCGACCGGCGCCCGGCCGAGGATCTTCCTCGCCGCGCTGGGCCCGGCGGCCGCGCACACCGCGCGCGCCACCTTCGCCTCGAACCTGTTCCAGGCGGGCGGCATCGAACCCGTGCACGACCCGGTGTCGGTGGACCCGGCGACGGCCGCCGAGGCGTACGCCGCGAGCGGGGCGGACGGCATGGCCGTGCTCTGCTCCAGCGACGCGCTGTACGAGGAGCAGGCCGAGGCGGTGGCCGGCGCGCTGCGCGCGGCGGGCGCCACGACCGTCTTCCTCGCCGGCAAGCCGGGCACGGCTGGGGCTTCCGTGGACGAGTACGTCTTCGCCGGCTGTGACGCCGTCGCCGTGCTGTCCTCCGTACTCGACCGGATGGGAGTGCCCGCATGA
- the scpA gene encoding methylmalonyl-CoA mutase → MSIPDFSELALDPTAVAGVSEEQWRSAVKESAGTAAADLLWETPEGIGVKPLYTGRDLEGLDFLRTYPGVAPYLRGPYPTMYVNQPWTIRQYAGFSTAEESNAFYRRNLASGQKGLSVAFDLPTHRGYDSDHPRVTGDVGMAGVAIDSIYDMRQLFDGIPLDKMSVSMTMNGAVLPVLALYIVAAEEQGVSPDKLAGTIQNDILKEFMVRNTYIYPPGPSMRIISDIFAFTSQKMPRYNSISISGYHIQEAGATADLELAYTLADGVEYLRAGQAVGLDVDAFAPRLSFFWAIGMNFFMEVAKLRAARLLWARLVKQFDPKNAKSLSLRTHSQTSGWSLTAQDVFNNVTRTCIEAMAATQGHTQSLHTNALDEALALPTDFSARIARNTQLLLQQESGTCRSIDPWGGSAYVEKLTYDLARRAWQHIEEVEAAGGMAQAIDAGIPKLRVEEAAARTQARIDSGRQPVIGVNKYRVENDEAIDVLKVDNSSVRAQQIAKLRRLREERDEAVTQDTLRALTNAAERGDGNLLALAVDAARAKATVGEISDALEKVYGRHASQIRTIAGVYRNEAGESPSVERTRALVDRFEEAEGRRPRILVAKMGQDGHDRGQKVIATAFADLGFDVDVGPLFQTPAEVARQAVEADVHVVGVSSLAAGHLTLVPALREQLAEEGREDIMIVVGGVIPPADVPTLLEMGATAVFPPGTVIPDAAHDLVTRLAADLGHEL, encoded by the coding sequence ATGAGCATCCCCGATTTCTCCGAGCTGGCGCTCGACCCCACCGCCGTCGCCGGGGTGTCCGAGGAGCAGTGGCGCTCCGCGGTGAAGGAGTCCGCCGGCACCGCGGCCGCCGACCTGCTGTGGGAGACGCCCGAGGGCATCGGCGTCAAGCCGCTGTACACCGGGCGTGACCTGGAGGGCCTGGACTTCCTGCGGACGTACCCGGGCGTGGCCCCGTACCTGCGCGGCCCGTACCCGACGATGTACGTCAACCAGCCCTGGACGATCCGGCAGTACGCCGGCTTCTCCACGGCCGAGGAGTCGAACGCCTTCTACCGGCGCAACCTGGCGTCCGGCCAGAAGGGCCTGTCGGTGGCCTTCGACCTGCCGACGCACCGCGGCTACGACAGCGACCACCCGCGCGTGACCGGTGACGTCGGCATGGCGGGCGTGGCGATCGACTCGATCTACGACATGCGGCAGCTGTTCGACGGGATCCCGCTGGACAAGATGTCGGTGTCGATGACGATGAACGGCGCGGTGCTGCCGGTCCTCGCGCTCTACATCGTGGCGGCGGAGGAGCAGGGCGTCTCCCCCGACAAGCTCGCCGGGACCATCCAGAACGACATCCTCAAGGAGTTCATGGTCCGCAACACCTACATCTATCCGCCGGGACCCTCCATGCGGATCATCTCCGACATCTTCGCGTTCACCTCGCAGAAGATGCCGCGGTACAACTCGATCTCCATCTCCGGCTACCACATCCAGGAGGCCGGTGCCACGGCCGACCTGGAGCTGGCGTACACCCTCGCGGACGGCGTGGAGTACCTGCGGGCCGGGCAGGCGGTGGGACTGGACGTGGACGCGTTCGCACCGCGGCTGTCGTTCTTCTGGGCGATCGGCATGAACTTCTTCATGGAGGTTGCCAAGCTGCGCGCGGCCCGCCTGCTGTGGGCGCGCCTGGTCAAGCAGTTCGACCCGAAGAACGCCAAGTCGCTCTCGCTGCGCACACATTCGCAGACCTCGGGTTGGTCGCTGACCGCGCAGGACGTCTTCAACAACGTGACGCGCACCTGCATCGAGGCGATGGCGGCGACCCAGGGCCACACCCAGTCGTTGCACACCAACGCCCTCGACGAGGCGCTCGCGCTGCCGACGGACTTCTCGGCGCGCATCGCCCGCAACACCCAGCTGCTGCTCCAGCAGGAGTCGGGGACCTGCCGGTCGATCGACCCGTGGGGCGGCAGTGCGTACGTCGAGAAGCTGACGTACGACCTGGCCCGGCGGGCCTGGCAGCACATCGAGGAGGTCGAGGCGGCCGGCGGCATGGCGCAGGCCATCGACGCGGGCATCCCGAAGCTGCGCGTGGAGGAGGCCGCGGCGCGCACGCAGGCGCGGATCGACTCGGGCCGCCAGCCGGTGATCGGCGTCAACAAGTACCGCGTGGAGAACGACGAGGCGATCGACGTCCTGAAGGTCGACAACTCCTCCGTGCGCGCGCAGCAGATCGCCAAGCTGCGGCGGCTGCGCGAGGAGCGCGACGAGGCGGTCACGCAGGACACCCTGCGGGCGCTGACGAACGCGGCGGAGCGCGGCGACGGCAACCTGCTGGCCCTGGCGGTGGACGCGGCGCGCGCCAAGGCGACCGTGGGTGAGATCTCGGACGCATTGGAGAAGGTGTACGGGCGGCACGCGAGCCAGATCCGTACGATCGCGGGCGTGTACCGAAACGAAGCGGGCGAGTCCCCGTCGGTGGAGCGCACCCGTGCGCTGGTGGACCGGTTCGAGGAGGCGGAGGGACGTCGTCCGCGCATCCTGGTCGCCAAGATGGGCCAGGACGGGCACGACCGCGGCCAGAAGGTGATCGCGACGGCCTTCGCCGACCTGGGCTTCGACGTGGACGTCGGCCCGCTGTTCCAGACCCCGGCGGAGGTGGCCCGTCAGGCCGTCGAGGCGGACGTCCACGTGGTGGGCGTGTCGTCGCTGGCGGCCGGTCACCTGACCCTCGTACCGGCGCTGCGCGAGCAGCTGGCGGAGGAGGGCCGCGAGGACATCATGATCGTCGTGGGTGGGGTGATCCCGCCGGCCGATGTCCCGACGCTGCTGGAGATGGGCGCGACGGCGGTCTTCCCGCCGGGCACGGTGATCCCGGACGCGGCCCACGACCTGGTGACGCGGCTGGCCGCGGACCTGGGCCACGAGCTGTAG
- the meaB gene encoding methylmalonyl Co-A mutase-associated GTPase MeaB gives MPKIDIEAYAKGVLDGKRAFIARAITLVESTLPAHRVLAQGLLTELLPHTGRARRIGISGVPGVGKSTFIDAFGTMLTGLGHRVAVLAVDPSSTRTGGSILGDKTRMERLSVDPAAFVRPSPSAGTLGGVAKATRESMIVMEAAGYDVVLVETVGVGQSETTVAGMVDSFLLLSLARTGDQLQGIKKGVLELADVLAVNKADGPHERDAKAAARELSGALRLMHPVDAAWTPPVLTCSARESTGLDEVWSRLEQHRTLLETGGRLAAKRAAQQVEWTWSMVRDELLERLRADPAVRELAPGLEAAVRAGTVTATSAADQILAAFGRA, from the coding sequence GTGCCGAAGATCGACATCGAGGCGTACGCGAAGGGGGTGCTCGACGGGAAGCGCGCGTTCATCGCGCGTGCGATCACCCTCGTCGAGTCCACCCTGCCGGCACACCGGGTGCTGGCGCAGGGGCTGTTGACGGAGCTGCTGCCGCACACGGGCCGGGCCCGCCGGATCGGCATCAGCGGTGTGCCGGGGGTGGGCAAGTCCACCTTCATCGACGCGTTCGGCACGATGCTGACGGGGCTCGGCCACCGGGTGGCGGTGCTCGCGGTGGACCCGTCGTCGACGCGCACGGGCGGCTCCATCCTGGGTGACAAGACCCGGATGGAGCGGCTGTCGGTGGACCCGGCGGCCTTCGTGCGGCCGTCGCCGTCGGCGGGCACGCTGGGCGGGGTCGCCAAGGCCACCCGCGAGTCGATGATCGTGATGGAGGCGGCGGGCTACGACGTGGTCCTCGTCGAGACGGTCGGCGTGGGCCAGTCGGAGACCACGGTGGCCGGGATGGTCGACTCGTTCCTGCTGCTGTCCCTGGCCCGTACGGGCGACCAGCTGCAGGGCATCAAGAAGGGCGTCCTGGAGCTGGCGGACGTGCTGGCGGTGAACAAGGCGGACGGCCCGCACGAGCGGGACGCGAAGGCCGCGGCCCGCGAACTGTCGGGTGCGCTGCGGCTGATGCACCCGGTGGACGCGGCCTGGACCCCGCCGGTCCTGACGTGCAGCGCGCGGGAGTCGACCGGGCTGGACGAGGTGTGGAGCCGGCTGGAGCAGCACCGGACCCTGCTGGAGACGGGGGGCCGGCTGGCGGCGAAGCGGGCTGCGCAGCAGGTGGAGTGGACCTGGTCGATGGTCCGCGACGAACTGCTGGAACGCCTGCGGGCGGACCCGGCGGTACGGGAACTCGCGCCGGGCCTGGAGGCCGCGGTCCGGGCGGGCACGGTCACTGCGACATCTGCGGCGGACCAGATCCTGGCGGCGTTCGGCCGGGCCTGA
- a CDS encoding asparaginase, with the protein MGRIVVISTGGTIASRWQGSGFAADADGNEVIATAPLPEGITVELVDLFSVNSPRLTTAHQLTLLRTVHEVLADPGVDGIVVTHGTDTLEESAFFLDLHHHDPRSVVFTGSQRPMGTADGDGPGNLYDALLTAANTRGLGVLIAFAGRVHAARGTVKTQAVELDAFADPSKELFGKIGFGKVTILRTPQRPAPLPLPAMPELPPRVDVVVHHANGDAVLLNAAVEAGARGIVLVGTGAGNATPEIVEAVRAAVGRGVLVALTTRVMAGPVTEIYTHGGAVDLVAAGAVPTGTLRAGQARIAVLSALLATENPVEQTRVLRLAVNEAGPVLAEV; encoded by the coding sequence ATGGGACGGATCGTCGTGATCAGCACCGGCGGAACGATAGCCAGCCGCTGGCAGGGTTCCGGCTTCGCAGCGGACGCCGACGGGAACGAGGTGATCGCCACCGCACCGCTTCCCGAGGGCATCACCGTCGAACTGGTCGACCTGTTCAGCGTGAACAGCCCGCGACTCACCACCGCGCACCAGCTCACCCTGCTCCGCACCGTGCACGAGGTGCTCGCCGACCCCGGCGTGGACGGCATCGTCGTCACGCACGGCACCGACACCCTGGAGGAGTCGGCGTTCTTCCTCGACCTCCACCACCACGACCCGCGCTCCGTGGTCTTCACCGGCTCGCAGCGCCCCATGGGCACCGCCGACGGGGACGGTCCGGGGAACCTCTACGACGCCCTGCTCACCGCCGCGAACACGCGCGGACTCGGCGTGCTGATCGCCTTCGCCGGTCGGGTGCACGCCGCCCGCGGCACGGTGAAGACCCAGGCCGTGGAGCTGGACGCGTTCGCCGACCCCTCGAAGGAGCTCTTCGGGAAGATCGGCTTCGGCAAGGTCACCATCCTGCGCACCCCGCAGCGCCCGGCGCCGCTCCCGTTGCCCGCGATGCCGGAGCTCCCGCCGCGCGTGGACGTGGTGGTCCACCACGCCAACGGTGACGCGGTCCTGCTGAACGCCGCCGTCGAGGCAGGCGCGCGCGGCATCGTCCTCGTCGGGACCGGCGCGGGCAATGCCACTCCGGAGATCGTGGAGGCCGTCCGCGCCGCCGTCGGCCGCGGGGTCCTGGTCGCGCTGACCACCCGCGTCATGGCCGGACCGGTCACCGAGATCTACACGCACGGCGGGGCGGTGGACCTGGTGGCCGCCGGAGCCGTGCCGACCGGAACCCTGCGCGCCGGACAGGCCCGCATCGCGGTCCTGTCCGCGCTGCTCGCCACCGAGAACCCGGTGGAGCAGACCCGCGTCCTGCGACTCGCCGTGAACGAGGCGGGCCCGGTCCTGGCCGAGGTCTGA
- a CDS encoding Lrp/AsnC family transcriptional regulator: MDAIDRDILRELQADGRLTNQELAQRVGLTPSPCMRRVRQLEQDGVIQGYRAVISPDAVDRGFEVLVSVEVRRDREAVEAFEAALQDIPDVIEAYRLFGSPGCLLRIAVADLRAYERLWIEKLTALTGITEVNSQIIMKRIKEPNGLPVGH; this comes from the coding sequence ATGGATGCCATTGACCGAGATATCTTGCGCGAGCTCCAGGCCGATGGCCGCCTGACCAACCAAGAACTCGCCCAGCGCGTGGGACTGACCCCTTCCCCCTGCATGCGCCGGGTGCGCCAGCTGGAACAGGACGGGGTGATCCAGGGCTATCGGGCCGTGATCTCCCCCGACGCGGTGGACCGCGGCTTCGAGGTGCTCGTCTCGGTCGAGGTGCGGCGCGACCGGGAGGCGGTCGAGGCCTTCGAGGCGGCCCTCCAGGACATCCCGGACGTCATCGAGGCCTACCGCCTCTTCGGCAGTCCCGGCTGCCTGCTGCGGATCGCCGTCGCCGACCTGCGGGCCTACGAGCGCCTGTGGATCGAGAAGTTGACGGCCCTCACCGGTATCACCGAGGTCAACTCGCAGATCATCATGAAGCGCATCAAGGAACCGAACGGCCTGCCCGTCGGTCACTGA
- a CDS encoding serine/threonine-protein kinase, with the protein MKPLGAGDPIRLGPYRVLGVLGEGGMGKVYFGREDGGRTAAVKVLLPELAHDPHLVQRFLREAHTAQAVTSGGVARVLNAQVDDHDGRPWIATEFLTGPTLDDAVRQYGPFGADGVRALAAPLAATLRDIHTAGLVHRDLKPANIVLTSAGPRVIDFGIARPEHGLTLTTTGQVPVTPGYGAPEQVLGQRVGPAADIFSLGAVLAYAATGQRTFDGTHVAAVQYEVVHGEPQLDSVPPELRQLIAPCLAKDPAHRPTPEQIAGAFAPPPGADRIWRTGALAEDIERRGAEADRQAAVVGQESGAGTGPSRRRLLRSALVAGGVLAASGGATGAWWLLREEPREIPPAGPARDAEALSILVGRHGTPPGELWGPLPVAAGPVDGVVTTPLPVLDVVVFAAAGGGLAARLTTDGKEKWRLPDVRPAAGLVALPGNRFVTAGSGGALLCFEASTSRQEWSVVGADTGRILAADASAVYLVTRGGELRAVDTAGRKVRWTVPLPGAAVKAPGPRAAVGMDRLVFFGADGDVITVDTASGSTVWRLGGQAKSAVQPLVVNDVVYLGGRDLSALDIRTGDRIWEEIKAVEAPQQGAGGWGPAVVKDASVFAMNGTELTEANMKLGGPFPRDRTARGPVPHTPPVVQAGTVWVVQGDGQGVSAHSVVAGRRFWTWSPESRGPWGMSGAGNRVFLVNDGKLTAMPTIEK; encoded by the coding sequence ATGAAACCCCTCGGCGCCGGTGATCCGATCCGGCTCGGTCCGTACCGCGTCCTCGGCGTCCTCGGTGAAGGCGGCATGGGCAAGGTGTACTTCGGCCGGGAGGACGGCGGCCGTACCGCGGCCGTCAAGGTGCTGCTGCCCGAGCTCGCGCACGACCCGCACCTCGTCCAGCGCTTCCTGCGCGAGGCGCACACCGCCCAGGCGGTCACCAGCGGCGGCGTCGCCCGCGTCCTGAACGCGCAGGTCGACGACCACGACGGCCGGCCCTGGATCGCCACCGAGTTCCTGACCGGACCCACCCTCGACGACGCGGTGCGCCAGTACGGGCCGTTCGGCGCCGACGGCGTACGCGCGCTCGCCGCCCCGCTCGCCGCCACCCTGCGGGACATCCACACGGCCGGGCTGGTCCACCGCGACCTGAAGCCGGCCAACATCGTGCTCACCTCGGCGGGACCGCGCGTCATCGACTTCGGCATCGCACGACCCGAGCACGGGCTGACGCTCACCACGACGGGCCAGGTGCCGGTCACCCCCGGGTACGGCGCCCCCGAGCAGGTGCTCGGCCAGCGCGTCGGCCCGGCCGCGGACATCTTCTCGCTGGGTGCGGTCCTGGCGTACGCGGCCACCGGACAGCGCACCTTCGACGGGACCCACGTGGCCGCCGTGCAGTACGAGGTGGTGCACGGGGAGCCGCAACTGGACTCCGTACCGCCCGAGTTGCGGCAGCTGATCGCCCCCTGCCTCGCCAAGGACCCCGCGCACCGCCCGACCCCCGAGCAGATCGCGGGTGCCTTCGCGCCGCCGCCGGGAGCGGACCGGATCTGGCGCACCGGAGCCCTGGCCGAGGACATCGAGCGCCGGGGAGCCGAGGCCGACCGGCAGGCCGCGGTCGTCGGGCAGGAATCCGGAGCCGGTACCGGGCCGTCCCGCAGGCGGCTGCTGCGCAGCGCGCTGGTGGCGGGCGGCGTCCTGGCCGCCTCCGGCGGTGCCACGGGCGCCTGGTGGCTGCTGCGCGAGGAACCGCGCGAGATCCCCCCGGCCGGACCGGCCAGGGACGCCGAGGCGCTGTCGATCCTCGTCGGGCGGCACGGGACGCCTCCGGGCGAGCTGTGGGGTCCGCTGCCCGTGGCGGCGGGACCGGTCGACGGCGTGGTCACCACCCCGCTGCCGGTACTCGACGTGGTCGTCTTCGCGGCCGCGGGCGGCGGCCTCGCGGCGCGTCTGACGACCGACGGCAAGGAGAAGTGGCGGCTGCCCGACGTCCGGCCGGCCGCCGGACTCGTCGCACTGCCCGGCAACCGGTTCGTGACCGCGGGCTCCGGCGGGGCGCTGCTCTGCTTCGAAGCCTCCACCAGCAGGCAGGAATGGTCGGTGGTGGGCGCCGACACCGGACGCATCCTGGCCGCGGACGCATCGGCGGTCTACCTGGTGACGCGGGGCGGGGAGCTGCGTGCCGTGGACACCGCCGGACGCAAGGTCCGCTGGACGGTGCCGCTGCCCGGGGCAGCGGTGAAGGCACCCGGGCCGCGGGCCGCGGTCGGCATGGACCGACTGGTGTTCTTCGGCGCCGACGGGGACGTCATCACCGTCGACACCGCTTCCGGAAGCACGGTCTGGCGGCTCGGCGGCCAGGCGAAGTCCGCCGTGCAGCCGCTCGTCGTGAACGACGTCGTCTACCTCGGCGGGCGCGACCTTTCGGCCCTGGACATCAGGACGGGCGACCGGATCTGGGAGGAGATCAAGGCCGTCGAGGCGCCGCAGCAGGGGGCCGGCGGTTGGGGCCCGGCCGTCGTCAAGGACGCCAGCGTGTTCGCGATGAACGGTACGGAGCTGACCGAGGCGAACATGAAGCTCGGCGGGCCGTTCCCGCGGGACCGCACCGCTCGGGGGCCGGTGCCGCACACTCCCCCCGTCGTGCAGGCCGGTACGGTCTGGGTCGTTCAGGGGGACGGGCAGGGCGTCTCGGCCCACTCCGTCGTCGCCGGCCGCCGGTTCTGGACCTGGTCGCCCGAATCGCGCGGCCCCTGGGGCATGTCCGGCGCGGGGAACCGCGTCTTCCTCGTCAACGACGGGAAGCTCACGGCCATGCCCACCATCGAGAAGTGA
- a CDS encoding serine/threonine protein kinase, whose translation MERLRHDDPSHVGPYAILARLDSETAERTVPERRYLGRTADGQRTVLVCVPRVGADPSRWAIEAEGARRSSVPRFLRIEEVGGTAGFPWYASPYTPVLPLPAVLAAYGGPLPEDTVRRLGAALAEGLTAGHAQGMTHAGLSPAAVLVTAAGPLLTCFGALRAAAPDGTRRTGLPGLDPGCLAPEQASGGRPGPLGDVFALGAVLAYASTGHTVPEQSELPPGLRTLVGTCLSSDPAVRPQSAREVLGELVSPWAGSAASEDPYAQAGTVLDHGAVPLPGRVVAALAAQSAALLAAELPSPQKPFATAQKVH comes from the coding sequence ATGGAACGCCTTCGCCACGACGACCCGTCGCACGTCGGGCCGTACGCGATCCTGGCCCGGCTCGACTCCGAGACCGCCGAACGCACCGTTCCCGAGCGCCGCTACCTCGGGCGCACCGCCGACGGGCAGCGCACCGTCCTCGTCTGCGTGCCCCGGGTCGGCGCCGACCCGTCCCGGTGGGCGATCGAGGCCGAAGGCGCCCGGCGGTCGTCCGTGCCCCGCTTCCTGCGCATCGAGGAGGTGGGCGGCACGGCCGGCTTCCCCTGGTACGCGTCCCCGTACACGCCCGTGCTGCCGCTGCCGGCCGTGCTCGCCGCGTACGGCGGGCCGCTGCCCGAGGACACCGTCCGTAGGCTCGGCGCCGCACTTGCGGAAGGACTGACCGCCGGACACGCCCAGGGGATGACCCACGCGGGGCTGTCACCGGCCGCCGTGCTGGTCACCGCGGCGGGACCGCTGCTGACCTGCTTCGGTGCCCTGCGGGCCGCGGCTCCCGACGGGACGCGGCGGACGGGGCTGCCCGGGCTCGATCCGGGCTGCCTGGCCCCGGAGCAGGCGTCGGGAGGCCGCCCGGGGCCGCTCGGGGACGTCTTCGCACTGGGCGCCGTCCTCGCCTACGCCTCGACCGGCCACACCGTGCCCGAGCAGAGCGAACTGCCGCCGGGGCTGCGGACGCTGGTCGGAACCTGCCTGTCCTCCGACCCGGCGGTCCGGCCGCAGTCCGCGCGGGAAGTGCTGGGCGAACTCGTGTCCCCCTGGGCGGGCTCCGCCGCGTCCGAGGACCCGTACGCGCAGGCCGGAACGGTCCTCGACCACGGAGCCGTACCGTTGCCGGGCCGGGTCGTTGCCGCGCTCGCCGCCCAGTCCGCCGCGCTGCTCGCGGCGGAACTCCCCTCCCCGCAAAAGCCGTTCGCCACGGCCCAGAAGGTGCACTGA